In Paenibacillus sp. 1781tsa1, one DNA window encodes the following:
- a CDS encoding MMPL family transporter has protein sequence MQEGSGYGRWVAGKRSKWITLLVWIIIAVVLGMVWPAVGERETNNAQDLSESKPSVQAAALAEKEFPGGEGLPALIVWRQAGGLTDEQIENIQALTERLDQDPVEQQQSVAPLYQLPPQALKGQLSEDGSTLVMPLFFNEGADAEQLEQGIEALEQKTQDIFGANPFDVAIDDANTLIARVTGPVGISIDASGLFSSADVSLLIATVVLVLVLLLLIYRSPVLAIIPIIAVGFAYMVTSPILGFMADQGWITVDAQSISIMTVLLFGAGTDYCLFMISRYRQILYHEPDKKKAIFQAITGSSGAIAMSGFTVVAALLVLLLAEYGAYHRFAVPFSLSIFIMFIASLTLVPALLAIFGRGSFYPFVPRTHEMEVERAKKKGKPAPAPRKVKESWIGRTVVTKPWAVLAITLVLLGGLAAFSTQVKFTYDLLSSFPEDVPSREGFTVIGEQFSQGELAPVKVIVDSGGKETDLKQRLESLDYISKVGDAQQGAENANITAYDVEFNLNPYSMEAMQHIPDLRATAEQALQDAGVTNVDSQVWIDGQTAEQYDIEVAGERDAKIIIPVVIGMITLLLLLYLRSVVATAYLIATVVLSYFSALGLGWIIIHYGLGADAIQGAIPLYSFVFLVALGEDYNIFMISSIWQKRKTMPLRQAIKEGVGETSSVITSAGLILAGTFAVLATLPIQVLVQFGIITAVGVLLDTFLVRPFMVPAITTLLGKWAFWPGKYIPIAEKNEKKQKQNQKQNQSM, from the coding sequence ATGCAGGAAGGTTCGGGTTATGGCCGTTGGGTTGCTGGCAAACGAAGCAAATGGATTACACTTTTGGTATGGATCATAATCGCCGTTGTGCTTGGCATGGTATGGCCTGCTGTAGGTGAACGTGAAACCAATAACGCACAGGATCTGAGTGAATCCAAACCATCGGTTCAGGCAGCTGCACTTGCCGAGAAGGAATTCCCTGGTGGTGAAGGATTGCCCGCGCTGATCGTATGGCGTCAAGCCGGCGGTTTGACGGATGAGCAGATTGAGAACATTCAGGCATTAACGGAGCGACTGGATCAAGATCCGGTAGAACAACAGCAGTCCGTTGCGCCACTCTATCAATTGCCGCCACAGGCGTTGAAAGGCCAGCTTTCGGAAGACGGAAGCACCCTGGTTATGCCGCTTTTCTTCAATGAAGGTGCCGATGCAGAACAATTAGAACAAGGCATTGAAGCACTTGAGCAAAAAACACAAGACATCTTCGGGGCAAACCCGTTCGATGTAGCTATAGATGATGCCAATACACTGATTGCTCGTGTAACAGGGCCAGTAGGGATATCCATTGATGCGAGCGGACTATTCTCTTCCGCCGATGTATCCTTGCTTATCGCTACGGTTGTACTGGTATTGGTGCTGCTGCTATTGATCTATCGTTCGCCAGTGCTAGCGATTATCCCAATTATTGCGGTTGGATTCGCGTATATGGTGACCAGTCCGATTCTCGGGTTCATGGCGGATCAAGGCTGGATTACGGTGGACGCACAGTCAATCTCAATCATGACTGTATTGTTATTTGGAGCAGGAACGGATTACTGCCTGTTCATGATCTCCAGATACCGCCAAATTCTCTACCATGAGCCGGACAAAAAGAAAGCCATCTTCCAGGCCATTACCGGATCTTCCGGCGCCATTGCCATGAGTGGATTCACGGTCGTTGCAGCACTACTGGTGCTGTTGCTGGCTGAATATGGTGCGTATCATCGTTTTGCCGTACCATTCAGTCTATCCATCTTTATTATGTTTATTGCAAGTCTGACGCTGGTTCCGGCACTGCTCGCGATCTTTGGCCGGGGTTCATTCTACCCGTTCGTACCGCGTACCCATGAGATGGAAGTCGAACGTGCCAAGAAAAAAGGCAAACCGGCTCCTGCCCCACGCAAAGTGAAGGAAAGCTGGATTGGCCGTACGGTGGTCACTAAACCTTGGGCCGTGCTTGCAATTACCCTGGTATTGCTGGGAGGACTGGCAGCATTCTCAACTCAGGTTAAATTCACATATGATCTGTTGTCTTCCTTCCCGGAGGATGTGCCTTCCCGCGAAGGTTTCACGGTCATTGGTGAACAGTTCTCCCAAGGCGAGCTGGCTCCAGTGAAAGTGATTGTAGATTCAGGTGGCAAAGAAACTGATCTGAAGCAGCGGCTTGAATCGCTGGATTACATTAGCAAAGTAGGCGATGCCCAACAGGGTGCCGAGAATGCTAACATTACGGCTTATGACGTGGAATTTAATCTGAATCCATATTCCATGGAGGCGATGCAGCATATTCCGGATCTGCGGGCTACTGCGGAACAGGCGCTTCAAGATGCTGGAGTAACCAATGTGGACAGTCAGGTCTGGATCGATGGTCAGACAGCAGAACAGTATGACATTGAAGTGGCTGGAGAACGGGATGCCAAGATCATTATTCCGGTGGTCATCGGCATGATTACACTATTGCTGCTATTATACTTGCGTTCTGTTGTAGCTACGGCGTATCTGATTGCAACGGTTGTTCTGTCGTATTTCTCTGCACTGGGTCTGGGTTGGATCATTATTCACTACGGACTTGGCGCCGATGCCATACAGGGCGCGATTCCGCTGTATTCCTTCGTATTCCTGGTGGCATTGGGTGAAGACTACAACATCTTCATGATCTCAAGCATCTGGCAGAAACGCAAAACGATGCCGCTTCGTCAAGCTATTAAGGAAGGCGTCGGTGAGACGAGCTCGGTTATTACCTCTGCCGGCCTGATTCTGGCAGGAACCTTTGCGGTACTTGCGACGCTGCCGATTCAAGTATTGGTGCAATTCGGAATTATAACGGCTGTTGGTGTGTTGCTGGATACATTCCTGGTACGTCCGTTCATGGTTCCGGCAATCACCACATTGCTGGGCAAGTGGGCCTTCTGGCCAGGCAAGTATATTCCGATTGCTGAGAAGAATGAGAAGAAACAGAAACAGAACCAGAAACAAAACCAGTCCATGTAA
- a CDS encoding nucleoside hydrolase: protein MTNQLNVYFNHDGGVDDLVSLFMLLQMDNVHVTGVSVIPADGYLEPATDASRKIIDRFGTYSVEVSKSNSRGKNPFPAAWRLHSFYVDALPVLNESGKMEAPLSAVPAHQHLIEKVRNTEGKTLLLFTGPLTDLARALDEAPDIEEKIDKLVWMGGTFERGNVEEPEHDGTAEWNVFWDPEAAYRVWQSGIQIDLVALESTNKVPLTPAVRNRWAAERRFEGVDFLGNCYAGCPPLVYSETNSTYYLWDVLTTASVGREDIVKKKTVNCIVIPDGPSQGRTVEQADGRPVQLVYDTDPEAFFTYMTDLGKKAAPQRY, encoded by the coding sequence ATGACGAACCAACTTAATGTGTATTTCAACCATGACGGCGGCGTAGATGACCTCGTATCGCTGTTCATGCTTCTGCAAATGGACAATGTACATGTAACCGGGGTATCGGTTATTCCGGCAGACGGATATCTGGAGCCAGCAACAGATGCCAGCCGTAAAATTATCGATCGTTTCGGTACATATTCCGTAGAGGTATCTAAATCCAACTCCAGAGGGAAAAATCCATTTCCTGCGGCGTGGAGACTGCATTCCTTCTATGTAGATGCACTTCCTGTACTGAACGAGTCCGGCAAAATGGAAGCACCACTCTCTGCCGTTCCGGCACACCAGCATCTGATCGAGAAAGTACGCAATACTGAAGGCAAAACGTTGCTCCTGTTCACAGGCCCACTGACTGACCTTGCGCGTGCACTGGACGAAGCACCAGACATTGAAGAGAAAATCGACAAGCTGGTATGGATGGGCGGTACGTTCGAGCGTGGTAACGTAGAAGAGCCTGAGCATGATGGCACAGCGGAATGGAACGTATTCTGGGACCCGGAAGCGGCTTATCGTGTGTGGCAGAGCGGCATCCAGATCGATCTGGTTGCACTGGAAAGCACAAACAAAGTACCTCTGACTCCAGCCGTTCGTAACCGCTGGGCAGCAGAGCGTCGCTTCGAAGGCGTTGATTTCCTGGGTAACTGTTACGCAGGTTGTCCGCCACTGGTGTACAGTGAGACAAATTCCACATACTATCTGTGGGATGTGCTGACAACGGCTTCCGTTGGACGCGAGGACATCGTGAAGAAGAAAACCGTGAACTGTATTGTCATCCCGGATGGTCCTAGCCAGGGTCGCACGGTGGAGCAAGCAGACGGACGTCCAGTACAACTGGTGTATGATACCGATCCGGAAGCGTTCTTTACGTATATGACGGATTTGGGTAAAAAAGCTGCTCCGCAGCGCTACTAA